The DNA region GCCAAAGAGTGCCGCCGTCCTCGCTGTCCTCGCCCTGGGCGCCTGCGCGCCCGACCAGACCGTTTCCTCCACGCCCGAAGTCCAGGATTTCGCCAGCGCGGCCCGCAACACAGTCGACTATTCCTCCCTCTCGCTGTCCGGCGAAGTGAGCCTCAAGGTGGGCACGAGCACCAAGCTCAGCGTGCGCACCTCCTCGCGCAGCCGGGGTAGCATCAAGTGGCAGAGCTCCAACCCCGGCGCGGCCACGGTGAACAGCCAGGGCAACGTGACGGGCCAGTCTGTGGGCTCGGCCTACGTGACCGCCAGCGGCTTTGCCGTGAACGAGACCTACCTGGTCAGCGTGACCCCGGCGTACACCCTGACCAGCTTTACCGTGTCGCCCAGCACGGGCACGGCCCTTGCTCCCGGGCAGACGCGGCAGTTCTCTACGCAGCAGCTCTGGTCGGATGGCCAGACCCGGAATTTTGGCGTGACCTACACGGCCACGGGAGGCAGTATCAGCAGCAGCGGTTTGTTCACGGCGGGCAGTGTGGCCGGAAGCTTCATGGTCATTGCCAACTGCCTGTGCGGCGCACTGGACACGGCCTTTGTTACCGTGGAGCTGCCGGCGCAGCTCACCAAGATCACCGTGAGCCCCAAGATCGTGAGCCTGAACGCGGGTGCCACCCAGCAGTTCGGCGCCACGGCCAACTGGAGCACGGGGGCGACCACACTGCCGCCCATTACCTGGAGCGCGACGGGTGGGTCGATATCGACCGGCGGCCTCTACACGGCGCCGACCACGGCGGGTACGTATCGCGTGATCGTGGCGCACTCGGGTGGGACGTTGCGGGACACGGCGACGGTGACGGTGACGTCCACAACAACCGCACCGCCACCTCCGACGGTCGGTTGGTCCATCGAACGAAAC from Gemmatimonas sp. UBA7669 includes:
- a CDS encoding Ig-like domain-containing protein, with amino-acid sequence MHPLSTRWPKSAAVLAVLALGACAPDQTVSSTPEVQDFASAARNTVDYSSLSLSGEVSLKVGTSTKLSVRTSSRSRGSIKWQSSNPGAATVNSQGNVTGQSVGSAYVTASGFAVNETYLVSVTPAYTLTSFTVSPSTGTALAPGQTRQFSTQQLWSDGQTRNFGVTYTATGGSISSSGLFTAGSVAGSFMVIANCLCGALDTAFVTVELPAQLTKITVSPKIVSLNAGATQQFGATANWSTGATTLPPITWSATGGSISTGGLYTAPTTAGTYRVIVAHSGGTLRDTATVTVTSTTTAPPPPTVGWSIERNFNSGAVGSYAGTGASGFDDAAGRSIISSDKSVDGGLSARLSIDSADTGFGSWGGVINFPTTLTQGADLWLQLYIFVPSDFVVKTPGNGSLKFIRVRTKTSSGSNAGYNDIQIQDDGEWESSFRMIKERQDWWFKFGAPGTFKKGQWQRISVNLKMSSATGSQGARVRVWQDGMLLIDENRMQTLSSTTDFADALYLFTYWNGGAPKSQSLWVDQIRISNSKPAWSQDLERVDQ